The Hordeum vulgare subsp. vulgare chromosome 7H, MorexV3_pseudomolecules_assembly, whole genome shotgun sequence DNA window TTCAGGCTCCCTCGATTTGTGGAACCCAGAACAGCATAGCGGAAGGTTGGGCGTTCAGAGATCAGAGATACATTTGCCACTGATGAAGTCTACCACCTGCAAGACTGCCTGGTCAAGCGCCATCGTCACCGAGATCAGGTTTTGCAGAAACTCCTCGGCTGTTGGCTTCTCCCCATCAACAATGTCGGTCACAGCTTTGACAAAGATAGCGGGTGTTGAGAACAAGTCAGCAACATAAGCCACCGCTGCTCCCTGGAATGGCAAGCGAGAAAAaaaaaacaagttagaggtcTACAAATTATAGTATGTTGTTAGCAGGTACAAGAGATGGAAGTAAGGACGGCAGCTTTCTAAAACCCACCCACCGCCCCTCCCTCTCGCGGTGCTCCCCCGAGCGACCTAGGGGAACCCTAACCCACCGCCGCACAGCGGCTCCCTCGCCCGACAGACAGGGATGGTGGCTGGGCCTTCTTTTCCACTCCAGCATCGGTTCGTTTGCGGCAGACTCGGGTGGGCTTTCCCCCTCTTCTGCGGATTCAGGAACGGGCTCGACAGGCAGGGGGCGGTTCCATGGTGCGGTGCTGGTGGCTCTGCTCGTTGTGCATGTGTGGGCTTGCCGAGGTGGCAGTGGACTTTGGGACGGGGCAAGGGTGCCCCCCTCCCAACACCCGATGCATCTGGCGGCTGCAGCTAGTGGCTACAAGAGTTCCCCTTGCCCAGACCTAGCCATCGAGGCCACCAACCCTATCAAGGTGTCTGCTTTGGGGCTGGAAGGGGGATCTTCTGCCACTTTATGGTCGGCTGCGTCGGTACAGTACATCCATGGCCGAGGGTTGGGCTTGAATGCCGGGGTGGGCGGTCCTCATGGTGGAAGCCGGGGTGCTCATGGGCGGAGCACGCAGTGGTGCTAATGGTGTTGGCCGGGGTGGAAACTCTGACTTATcaggatggcggcggcggcgttctGCTGTCGTCCCGTTGTTGAAGGTGTCGTCGCGGTCTCTCATTTGTTGCCATGGTGCTCCGGAGGAAACCCTGATCATTGGATTGGGCGGTGGCTGCGCTCCGCTGTCGTTGCCTTTCTGAAGGCCCTGCCTTGGAGCCCATTGTACGTCATGCACGGGTTCACCACATTGCGGTGGCTCATCCACGGTTGCAGGCCCCGACGACTTCACAGTAGTGCTTAGTGTTTGACATGATGTTTGCTTGGAGTTATTTGGGATGGTGTTGCTGTTTTCAGCATCTTTGTATGCAGCCTTGGGTGTGTGTGCTGTGGTGGCATATGTTTGTATCGGATTGTTCAGTGATGGTTGCTTTCTATATAAAAAAGGGGGGAGACCCTTTTTCGTCAAGGTACAAGAGATGGATCCAGAACTAAAATGACTTGACCGTCATAATTCAAACCAACTACCAGTACACAAAAATGGGTATCTTAATGTTGTTCTATTTAACTACAACTACAGTATAACCTAGAAAGAACTATAAAGATCATTAAAGAACTACTCTAAGGCTCTATTAAAAGTATAGCTGCCTATAGCCCAACAACTACCCTATCAAAATTTTAGATATCTTAAAGTTGTCCTGGAGAACTATTAGATGAACAAACTCCATTTGCTTCTCACTCACATGCGTTTGTAATTCATAAGTTGAACGGTGACGCAAAAGCATGTACCTCCATATCCTTGACTGTAGCTTCATTGCTCAGTATTGCTGACTCATCATGAGGAGACATATCTAGAGAATCACCAGTTGACAGCTTCCCAAcctgaaaaacagaggaaacagAGCAACTTTAGAGAAGATGCCAACTCTCGAGTCTATGAAATGATATGCATTACTAAGTGAAAACTAAAAATTCGTTTCAGCAACAACACTGTTTAAAACAAACAGCAAGATATATACATGTTGTCAAGCACGGCCAAAAAAATATTCCAGAAGATTGACAAGTGGTAACAGTTTAGTGAAGCCCTATAACTTACCTTCAAATTGAGTTCTTTCACTATATTTGGGGTTTCAAATGTTTTTCGCGCTCCAATTCCATAACTGTCAAAAACCTATACAAGAAAGAGCATGTCAACATCAATGAAGTTTGAACAGAGAATTAAGAGAATGAAAGATCAaaccacaagtatcaggaagtagCATGGATCTTAGTTCTACATTTTTATCCGTGATGATACAGTCAAGCAGAAAACTCTTACCGGTAGGAACAATATGCATTGGATTATTGAATGCATTTGGTAAAACTAGCTAAGCACAGGTATGACTTCCTAATTACACTGCAGTTTATCGATGTAATCATGCTATAAGAAAATCGATGCAATTCCACTGTGTATGGACAAGAAACATAAGGCAGGAACTCACAGGAATGGGTATTCTCCTGTCATGGAATGCAACATCTGAAGCCAAGAAGACATCCCCAATACCTGCTCCTTTGGCCTAAAACGCAAGAAACCACAGATCAGCAAGTGCATAAGAGGTGTGACATCAAACATGCAGTACAATCAAAACACTACCTTGAAACCGCCTGCAGTACCAGCGTTGATGATAAGGTCTGGCTTCAACAACTGTATAGAAGCATAAGTAACCAGAGCTGCCGATACTGTACCCACACTGTCCACTCCTGAGAGGCATGAGCTCAAGGTAAGGAACAAAGTTCATATATGGACGATTAAAACAAACAAGCAACGCTGCTTCAGAGAAGGTCATCAAGAGAACTGAACTAGACTGCTCCACAGAGAACATGTCCTTGCAGCGAGTTGGAAATACCGGCACACTGACAAGAACTTACCGAGCAGAGGATCTTTTCCAGGCCATACAAGGTCAATGTGGAGGCCTTTGTATTCGCCATGGTACCGAGTCCATGGGGCACCTTTAGGAAATCTGTATGGTGCGCACGAGGAAGAAAGGCGTTAGGTTGAGAGTATCGGGCAGGTTACTAGTATCAGAGAAAGCTGAGGACCATGAACCTAATTCGTCTATATCACGGAGCCAAAACAGGAATTATAAAATAGTGTGTTGGTCTGTTTTAACCATCTCCTAGCAGGAATTTGACCGCCTCGCATACAAACACTCTACCTAAAATTCCAACCAGCCTGTCAAACGAAAGCCGTCTAGCACTATAATTTCACCCTCACAATTCAGTTTGGACGTCTATATAGGCTGTGTGAACTAACCATCCAACAGGGCCCGTCTCTCCAACAGAAACTTCCTGCCACTTAACCACAATCTGATTTACCACTTAATCTCAATCTGATTTCCGGAACAGCGGAAATCCGTGCATTCACTGGTTGCTTATTTATTCTAAATTTTGTGCGGCTGTGCTAATTCCCAAATTTGTTTGTGTTTCCCAGGTTCGTGCATCAGCCAGCATGACTCGGATTGCGaacaaaaggggggggggggggggggggggggggcagactgaCATGGACTCGTCGGcggccgcctcgacgagctggaacCGGGTGACGAGCGGGAGCGCCTCCGTCTGCATCGCTGCAACCAAACCAGACCCCGCACACAgtgagcaagcaagcaagcaagcatagcGCCAGGAGCGGCGGGGAGGGAAAAGCGCACGCACCTATGACGACGAGGACCTTGGAGATGGCGCCGGCCGCGGAGGCctcggcggaggcggcggccggctCTTCGGAGGAGGGTGGCGCCATGGccggaggagcggggctgcgGCGGCGCGGGATCTggtcggcgacggcggcggcggtgggcgagGAGGTGCCAAACCCGCGGTTCGCTTCCTTATACACTTCCGTCCGTGTTGGGGGGTGGCATGATTGGCGCCGCCCCTCGTCCCACCTGCCAGCCGAATTATTCGGCCCAGTAAGCGAGTCTTGGCTGCCTGACTCAGCTAAACGACGCCCATTTAGTATGATGCAACACGCTCACATGGAGTCATTATTTATACTAGTACAAATccccgtgcgttgcaatgggCTATAAATTTAATAGAAGTTGGCCCTTGTAATTTTTTTATAATTAATTAATTTCTATGACTAACAGTTTCATTTGCAATTTTATTTTGTTAATTAATGATAGCATATGTATTAGAACATTACTTTTATCTTCCTGATatatgtgtttgcatttgtaatctAGGTGAGTCTTAATTTGGTTGCAAACATATTAGGCAGCTACATCGAAAACAATCAACTTGTAAGTACATGCATACCAAATGTTCCAGGTTGCGTATCAATATCGGTATTCTTAAaataataattagcaaaacagtttaTATATACGAAAAATCAAAGCTCAGCCATTTTTTGCGTAAAGCTTGTATAAACAACATTGTATATCTTTTATACATTAGAAACATTTTTTGCGTGTGACATCACAAACATTATTGAGTTTTGATGTCTAATTTTTTTAATATGCATTTCacatattttgtatgcatcatgaatattttttatatacatgttttacattattaaaatacacgattaacatttttgaaaatttctattttctatgtctactttgttccatacacattatatatttttgtatatat harbors:
- the LOC123407818 gene encoding 5'-methylthioadenosine/S-adenosylhomocysteine nucleosidase-like, with product MAPPSSEEPAAASAEASAAGAISKVLVVIAMQTEALPLVTRFQLVEAAADESIFPKGAPWTRYHGEYKGLHIDLVWPGKDPLLGVDSVGTVSAALVTYASIQLLKPDLIINAGTAGGFKAKGAGIGDVFLASDVAFHDRRIPIPVFDSYGIGARKTFETPNIVKELNLKVGKLSTGDSLDMSPHDESAILSNEATVKDMEGAAVAYVADLFSTPAIFVKAVTDIVDGEKPTAEEFLQNLISVTMALDQAVLQVVDFISGKCISDL